Genomic window (Candidatus Wallbacteria bacterium):
TGTGATCTCCACGCTCAGGTTGGTCATGAAAGCATCAGGATCGCTGAAATATCGGAAAATCAGCACAGTGGGCGCAATCCCGAAAGAGATCAGGTCAGCCTTGGAATCAAGCCTTGCTCCGAACTTGCTTGATATCTTCAGTTTACGCGCCAGAGGGCCATCTACCGCATCCGCAAAGATGCCGAGAATGATGCAGAGCACGGCCAGTCCGTAATGGGTTTCAAAGGCAAGATAGGATGCCAGTATGCCCATGCTGAAGTTGAGGACTGTGAAAGTGTTGGGAATTGCGGCCTTGTACCAGCTGATATCCCGCTTGGGAAATTTCTGCAGCTTCAGATAGCCGATGATGTATTCTCTGAAATAATCGAAGAATGAGATCAGGGTGATGATCACTACCAGCCAGATATAGGTCAGGATGATGATTTTGGGCCAGCTCTGCACCCATTTCATCAAAAGATAGAGCGGCCAGAGCACGAATGGAATTCCCTGGCTGTCCGGTGCATGAACCATGCCGAGCAGAATGCCGAGCAATGGCATGGTGAAGGCTGTCTTGATCTTGCCCAGTTTCTTGGCCTCGATCTGCTGGCCGAGCTGGGCGGCTCTGATCCGCAGCGCAGAAATAGCGAACTCCCGCGCCAGGATCACAAACACGGGGAATGATGTGATAACCTGCATTTCCAGGAGTGGAAGCAGGGTCAGGATCAGGATCTTGTCCGCGATCGGGTCAAGTATCTTGCCGGTTTCCGTAACTCGTCCGTATTTTCTAGCGAACCAGCCATCCCATGCGTCTGTCGTGGCAATCAGGATATAGATCACGATCACGAACAGCTGCATCAGTGAACTTTGAAATGGTGTAAACCAGAAAATCAGCGAAACGCCGAAGATCCTCAGTGTTGTGATTATATTTGCACCATGGTCTTTTATACAGGTGTAAAGATTACTATGCGGATTTTCCATACGAACCGGCCTTTTTTTCCTTTCTCATGGTTATACCCGGAGATTTAAGATAGAAAATTTCAAGCCCCCTGTATTCGTCAAAAGATTCCAGATCTGCCATCACCTGTGACAGGCACTGTCCGGGAAGATAAGTCTTTCCCAGACGGTCAAGCATTTGATTCCGCTCTCCACAATATACCGAACAGGCACTTGTTTCTGAGACAAGTTGTGTATCATCTACCAGTTGCGGATTTTTCCCGGTCAAGTGCAGATAGTAGTCCTTGATACCAGCGGGCAGAACCACTGCGAAATTCCCGGATCCATTCTGAAACAGTTTTTCATAACAGACAAAAGTCGGGATCAGCCTGACTCTGTCTGCATTTCCGCCCGACAGTCCAAACAGGAAGCTGAGGGCGGATTTCAATCCGGTAAAGGAACCGGGTCCACCGCAGCCGGCGAAGATTTCGAGCTCTGAAAGCCTGATCCCATAAGCTTCTGCAATCGCCCGCAAGTAATCACCGATCGTCTCAGAGTCGTCGCAGCTCTGAAAGAAATACCTTTTACCCTCCCAGACAATCGTAAAATTG
Coding sequences:
- a CDS encoding CDP-alcohol phosphatidyltransferase family protein, whose protein sequence is MENPHSNLYTCIKDHGANIITTLRIFGVSLIFWFTPFQSSLMQLFVIVIYILIATTDAWDGWFARKYGRVTETGKILDPIADKILILTLLPLLEMQVITSFPVFVILAREFAISALRIRAAQLGQQIEAKKLGKIKTAFTMPLLGILLGMVHAPDSQGIPFVLWPLYLLMKWVQSWPKIIILTYIWLVVIITLISFFDYFREYIIGYLKLQKFPKRDISWYKAAIPNTFTVLNFSMGILASYLAFETHYGLAVLCIILGIFADAVDGPLARKLKISSKFGARLDSKADLISFGIAPTVLIFRYFSDPDAFMTNLSVEITGTIGFFLALLYAFSVWYRLNRFDKQQGHTEFFAGLPSPVGAALVLVSAISPYLNTLKVFPWIVLFSSLLMVSRVPYAHLGVAKKRKFFLLLAVCTILASLLTFAKLLEVRILEEIYAFEMLFGVIMLYVISPLFIRTNR